The Punica granatum isolate Tunisia-2019 chromosome 4, ASM765513v2, whole genome shotgun sequence genome has a window encoding:
- the LOC116202959 gene encoding uncharacterized protein LOC116202959 isoform X1, whose translation MPDDQAKLLYIEARYQKRDTNASPQLARASPMATFTSGYAAADDNRFRYRSRGSSQRCDDKRCVHGFPPKDVLMEHSFEQDYYTASSSDLHHGPGRWTILPRISWNGEKHVD comes from the exons ATGCCAGATGACCAGGCCAAACTCCTATATATTGAAGCCAGGTATCAGAAGAGAGACACAAACGCTTCTCCTCAACTTGCCAGAGCTTCTCCCATGGCGACCTTTACCTCTGGTTATGCAGCTGCTGATGATAACAGGTTTCGTTATAGATCTAGAG GAAGCTCCCAAAGGTGTGATGACAAAAGATGTGTTCACGGATTCCCCCCAAAAGATGTGTTAATGGAACACTCATTTGAGCAAGATTACTACACTGCCTCGTCCTCGGACCTTCATCATGGCCCAGGACGATGGACGATTCTCCCTCGTATATCATGGAACGGAGAGAAGCATGTCGATTAG
- the LOC116202959 gene encoding uncharacterized protein LOC116202959 isoform X2, with protein sequence MPDDQAKLLYIEARYQKRDTNASPQLARASPMATFTSGYAAADDNRFRYRSRGNRGGSVSRIVTSSSHSSGTWSSEAPKGVMTKDVFTDSPQKMC encoded by the exons ATGCCAGATGACCAGGCCAAACTCCTATATATTGAAGCCAGGTATCAGAAGAGAGACACAAACGCTTCTCCTCAACTTGCCAGAGCTTCTCCCATGGCGACCTTTACCTCTGGTTATGCAGCTGCTGATGATAACAGGTTTCGTTATAGATCTAGAGGTAATCGTGGTGGTAGCGTCAGTCGAATTGTAACTTCTTCCTCTCACAGTTCGGGAACATGGAGCTCG GAAGCTCCCAAAGGTGTGATGACAAAAGATGTGTTCACGGATTCCCCCCAAAAGATGTGTTAA